A window of the Lolium perenne isolate Kyuss_39 chromosome 7, Kyuss_2.0, whole genome shotgun sequence genome harbors these coding sequences:
- the LOC127314926 gene encoding ER membrane protein complex subunit 7 homolog: MLHLPTEYKAVAKAASAKGFGLPAKTSNTKVILNGGQKVTFARPDGYFSPVRVDISARNPGHIQAALTENRRVLNELVLEPLKAEQYYEVREPFNIASLLKSTMGLMVGFMVLMVFVMPKMMENIVCQSAPHNLYRLIQ, encoded by the exons ATGCTTCATCTACCTACAGAATACAAAGCAGTGGCGAAAG CTGCAAGTGCAAAGGGCTTTGGTCTTCCAGCCAAGACATCCAACACAAAAGTGATACTTAATGGTGGTCAGAAGGTTACATTCGCCAGGCCAGACGGATACTTTTCACCA GTTCGAGTGGACATCAGTGCCAGGAATCCTGGGCACATTCAAGCAGCATTGACTGAAAACAGAAGAGTTCTAAATGAGCTTGTTTTGGAACCTCTGAAAGCAGAGCAATACTATGAG GTGAGGGAGCCATTCAACATTGCGTCACTTCTGAAGAGCACGATGGGTTTGATGGTTGGTTTCATGGTCCTAATGGTTTTCGTTATGCCCAAGATGATGGAGAACATAG TCTGTCAGTCTGCACCACATAACTTGTACAGACTTATACAGTAA